From the genome of Leptolyngbya iicbica LK, one region includes:
- a CDS encoding RusA family crossover junction endodeoxyribonuclease codes for MLPCEFILPGRPVSFQTKDQSKLHAWMAMVQKVATQSWEGDRPYDDYVRLKLTYYFDAPSGKEDSVPDSDNIIKPVRAALVGVIFEHDYLASDVISRRKNLNGSFRVRGMSPILAAGFIQGVEFVHVRIEYAPDPADLS; via the coding sequence GTGCTCCCTTGCGAATTCATCCTGCCGGGTCGGCCTGTTTCGTTTCAAACCAAAGATCAGTCAAAGCTCCACGCGTGGATGGCGATGGTGCAAAAGGTTGCGACTCAAAGCTGGGAGGGCGATCGCCCCTACGATGATTATGTGCGCCTGAAGCTGACTTATTATTTCGACGCGCCGAGTGGCAAAGAAGACAGCGTGCCCGATAGCGACAACATTATTAAGCCGGTGCGTGCTGCGTTGGTGGGGGTGATTTTTGAACACGATTATCTGGCGTCAGATGTGATTAGCCGCCGTAAAAATTTGAATGGCTCCTTTCGGGTGCGGGGCATGTCGCCGATACTAGCGGCGGGCTTTATCCAGGGAGTAGAATTTGTGCATGTTAGGATCGAATACGCTCCGGATCCTGCCGATTTGAGCTAA
- a CDS encoding HAD family hydrolase yields MKKSPVLWQESSWSQLQRVQLVASDMDGTLTRQGQFTPDLLQALTTLADLSVATLIVTGRSAGWVQAVTHYLPVVGAIAENGGVFIAPQTGATELLVEVPAIAQHRQQLATMFAQLQGEFPDLTPAVDNPFRLTDWTFAVGDLSPAALDCIAATCRQAGWGFTYSTVQCHIRPQQQDKGVGLQRVLQQHFPHIALTDVVTVGDSPNDEGLFDGNLFPLSVGVANVQHYVDRLQHRPTLITPSAEVAGFQELVAAIAQAKGGEW; encoded by the coding sequence ATGAAAAAATCTCCGGTGCTGTGGCAAGAATCTTCGTGGTCACAGCTACAAAGGGTGCAACTGGTCGCCAGCGACATGGACGGTACGTTGACACGGCAGGGTCAATTTACGCCCGATTTACTGCAAGCGCTGACCACCCTCGCAGATTTGTCGGTTGCGACGCTCATTGTGACGGGGCGTTCGGCGGGTTGGGTGCAGGCGGTGACCCACTATTTGCCCGTGGTGGGGGCGATCGCGGAAAACGGCGGCGTCTTTATCGCTCCCCAGACAGGCGCAACCGAACTATTGGTGGAGGTGCCCGCGATCGCTCAGCATCGTCAACAGTTGGCCACAATGTTTGCTCAATTGCAAGGAGAGTTTCCTGACCTCACCCCGGCGGTCGATAATCCCTTTCGCCTGACGGACTGGACCTTTGCGGTGGGCGATTTGTCTCCGGCAGCGCTGGACTGCATTGCCGCAACCTGTCGCCAAGCCGGATGGGGCTTCACTTACAGTACGGTGCAGTGCCACATTCGTCCCCAGCAGCAAGACAAAGGTGTGGGGCTGCAACGGGTTTTGCAGCAGCATTTTCCCCACATTGCTTTGACGGATGTGGTGACCGTGGGCGATAGTCCCAATGATGAAGGATTATTTGATGGCAATCTCTTCCCGTTATCGGTCGGTGTGGCAAATGTGCAGCACTATGTCGATCGCCTGCAACACCGTCCCACGCTGATCACCCCAAGTGCAGAAGTGGCGGGCTTTCAGGAATTGGTAGCGGCGATCGCCCAGGCAAAAGGGGGAGAATGGTGA
- a CDS encoding D-Ala-D-Ala carboxypeptidase family metallohydrolase, which produces MAQRSPDQRNDYYLIEAARAGIHKPILAALYATQRKPPLVDGETGLGIAPANRIPPDQVNTFPEQVQYAANTIRSLTSHLTATGWQGKDLWDMAAGRYTDRFLQAIAEGYNPPPNDAAAAHLEPVDARELRQAYLADLKTDFSAATLPQNLANLDTVLIAFVERIPNNYSRLTFQREALLETVRMWRKLDTQAAAIAALGFDESPDQVDEAKLDQALLQFIAQADRYFSGYPNQREALIRLVQIWRELDSREEAIQSLSAEDPFAHESNPEILDPALVAFVQRLPANYRGQGDQRFALTEGYRMWHGLDSRPTVLRQLGIDPQTLVNQAGNATAIAQVAQQLDRALLDFWLTVPTIYTGAANQREALIRLVTIWRRLDGRIPAIQSLFNDLRRMERARRDALEAMPAPMPAPPPRRPTRWTPDNLQLAAAIVPGGSFTWAEATRGGARMPPDQATVDAMIRIAQLAQEARDRIGRPFIITSWYRPPAINAQAGGASMSRHIVGDAIDFYCDGLTGRQLYWALDPWWPGGLGRYTRFPYLCHLDARGYRARWLH; this is translated from the coding sequence ATGGCACAACGTTCGCCGGATCAACGCAATGATTACTATCTGATCGAAGCAGCTCGTGCAGGTATCCACAAGCCAATTTTGGCGGCTCTGTACGCGACTCAGCGTAAACCACCGTTGGTCGATGGCGAAACGGGCCTCGGCATTGCTCCCGCCAATCGGATCCCCCCCGATCAGGTCAATACTTTTCCCGAGCAGGTGCAATACGCGGCCAACACGATTCGCAGTCTCACCAGTCACCTCACCGCCACGGGCTGGCAGGGTAAGGATCTCTGGGATATGGCCGCCGGTCGCTATACCGATCGCTTTTTGCAAGCGATCGCCGAAGGCTACAATCCTCCTCCCAACGACGCCGCAGCCGCCCATTTAGAACCTGTGGATGCGAGGGAATTGCGGCAAGCTTACCTCGCTGATCTGAAAACTGACTTTAGTGCCGCCACCCTGCCCCAAAACCTCGCCAACCTCGATACGGTACTGATCGCCTTTGTAGAGCGAATCCCCAACAATTACAGTCGGCTGACCTTTCAACGAGAAGCTCTGTTAGAAACCGTGCGGATGTGGCGCAAGCTCGATACCCAAGCCGCCGCGATCGCCGCCCTTGGCTTTGATGAATCGCCCGACCAAGTTGATGAAGCCAAACTCGATCAAGCGCTCCTGCAATTCATTGCCCAAGCCGATCGCTATTTTTCCGGCTATCCCAACCAGCGCGAGGCCCTGATTCGCTTAGTGCAGATTTGGCGAGAGCTGGACTCCCGAGAAGAAGCGATTCAAAGCCTGTCAGCAGAAGATCCGTTCGCCCACGAAAGCAATCCTGAAATTCTCGACCCGGCTTTGGTGGCCTTTGTCCAACGGCTGCCCGCTAACTATCGCGGTCAGGGAGATCAACGATTTGCCCTGACCGAAGGCTATCGCATGTGGCACGGCTTAGACTCGCGCCCGACAGTGCTGCGCCAGTTAGGAATCGATCCCCAAACCTTAGTCAATCAAGCAGGCAATGCTACGGCGATCGCCCAGGTTGCCCAGCAACTCGATCGCGCCCTCCTCGATTTTTGGCTGACGGTGCCCACGATTTACACGGGTGCGGCCAATCAGCGGGAAGCCTTAATTCGCCTGGTCACTATTTGGCGGCGGTTAGATGGCCGCATCCCCGCGATTCAGTCCCTCTTCAATGATTTGCGGCGGATGGAACGCGCCCGCCGCGATGCCCTCGAAGCCATGCCCGCGCCGATGCCGGCCCCGCCGCCCCGCCGCCCGACTCGTTGGACTCCCGACAATCTGCAACTCGCCGCCGCCATTGTGCCGGGCGGTAGCTTTACCTGGGCCGAGGCAACCCGAGGCGGCGCGCGCATGCCCCCCGACCAAGCCACCGTTGACGCGATGATCCGCATTGCCCAGTTAGCTCAAGAAGCCCGCGATCGCATTGGTCGGCCCTTTATCATCACCAGTTGGTACCGGCCCCCAGCGATCAACGCCCAGGCCGGGGGGGCCTCCATGAGTCGGCATATCGTGGGAGATGCGATCGACTTTTATTGTGATGGCTTAACGGGCCGTCAACTTTACTGGGCGCTAGATCCCTGGTGGCCCGGTGGCTTAGGCCGCTATACGCGCTTTCCCTATCTCTGTCACCTAGACGCCCGAGGTTATCGAGCCCGCTGGCTTCACTAA